CTCACCGAACCGAAGAGCACGTCCTTTTCGCCCGCGCGGCGCTCGAACGCGAGCTTGGTTCCGTCAAGATCGGAGGCGAGTTTCTCTCCCGCCGAGCGACGTTCGAGATCCATCTCCTCCCATTTATTCTGTTCCTGTTCGAACTGTCGTCGGTTGCCTGGAGTGTCGTGATAGGCGAGCCCCTTGGGCAGCAGGTAGTTGTTTGCGTAGCCGGGTTTCACCTCCACCGATTCACCTCGCTCGCCGAGATGCTCGATGTAATCATTGAGAATCACCTTCATTTCATCCTCCGTTGTTGTCAGGCTGGGGCCGCAGCGGGTGGAAGCTGTCGGCCACTCCGAGCGCTGCAACCAGCAGCGGCATCGGTCCTTGCACACACAGTAGAACAACACCCCAGCGCACGAGCCAGCCTCTCCCAATCCAGCGCGCGAGGTGGGCACGAATCATAGCTAAACCCTGGACAAAATACAATATGAGCACTACCACCAGGAGATTGATCGCAGCCCATCGCGCGATTCCACTGAGCAGTAGCGTGCCGACTCCGCCAATTACGAATGCGGCTGCTAGCCAATCGTCGTTTCGATAAGCCTCGAAATCTCCGACTTCGACCGGCAGTCCGAGAACGGGAAGTCGCGGCCGTACCCAGAACAGGACCGCCACCAGATAGGCGACGGGTACGCTAGGCAACACCCAGGAAGCAGCCTGTTCCGCAGCGTCGAGAACCAGCTCGGCGCTTCCCTCCGTCAGACCCCACGCCGAGTAGAGCTCGCCGATTTCCTCCGACGACGATCGCATCCACGCGGCGACAGCTTCCATGGGCGTGTGTGGAGAAGCGACGGATGCAACCACCGCGAGAGTGCCAATCAATCCGATAATCGTAGCCACAGCAACCCAGCGGCCTTCGCTCCATTTCGCCCGCGTCCACAGGTCTACTGTCGCCGAAGGCACCACAACCAACAGCGAATAGGCAGCGAGGAGTGGGAGCCCGATCCCTGCAAATCCCGCCATCGCCGCCACCGCGAGCAGCGCGGCCGGGGGGCCCCACGCCCTGAATCCGGGCGTGCCGCCCGACTGGAAGTGGAGGACCGGCAGGCACCCGAGGGGCGCAATCAATAACCCGAATAACGGAATGACGAACAGGGCCCCAACCAGCAGAAGACCCACCAATCCGGAAGCTGCTGCCCCGAGGCGGGGAATCTTCGGCCGCGGGCTTTGCTCATCCGTCTGAACGGATTTTTCGCTCGTCATCTCTTATCGCTGGCCGCGACAGGCCAGAAGACGGGTTCGTCAGGCGCCCGTGTAGGGCAACAGCGCCATAAACCGTGCCCTCTTTACCGCACGGGTCAACTTGTGTTGAAACGCGGGGCGCGTTCCGGTCACTCGGCGCGGCAGAATCTTGCCGTTTGTCGGCGTGTACTCGCGCAAAAGATCGACATCCTTGTAGTCGATGTAATTGATTTTTTCGACCGTGAATCGGCAGACCTTGACGCGACGACGGAAACGTTTCCTGTTCGGTCTCATTGCACCCTCCTCAGCCTTCGTCCGCCGCGCTCTCGGCCTTCGCCGCGGCCCTGGCCGCCTTCTTCGCGGCCCGCTCCTTGTACTTGGCGTCCATCTTGCGCTTGCGGCGCAATTCCCGATCCATGTTGAGGATCAGGGAACGCATCACCGCATCGTTGGTCCGCATCTCGAAATTGAGGGGTTCGAGAGCGTCTCCATCGACATTGAACAGCCAGAAATGATATACGCCGTAGTTTTTCTTGGCGATCGGATAAGCGAGCTGGCGCCGGCCCCAGGCGTCCTTTTCGGCCACCTCGCCGCCGGCTTTGGTGATGATGCCCTCGAGGCGCTCCAGGGTCGCCGTCTCTTCCTCGGGCGGGATCTCGGGGTCGATGATGACCCCCAATTCATACAATGGCATGTCGTTCTCCTCTCGGCCTTCGGCTCGGGAACGTGGTCCGGAGCAAGGAGTTGTTTTCCCGGACGAGCCGGGAACCCGTAGTTTACGGATTTTTCGTCAAAAATCAAGGTCTTGGGCCTGAGGCTTGGGGCTCGGGACCTGGGGTTATCCGGATTCAAGCCTCAAGCCACAGGTCTCAAGCCTCGGGTGGGTGGGCGGGGGAACCCGATAACCCGTTCAACCGTGTGTGGGTGGGCGGTCAGTAATCGTGCGTCCCCATGTGCACAGGGACGCCGAACTTCTCCTCGAGCACGCTGGTGACGCCTTCGACGTTCATCGGGCAGCTCATCAACGCCGTGGCCTTATTGACGCAGGTGCCGAAGTAGATCTCGTCGACTTCGACGCCGAGGCTTTCGAGCACCGTCATCTGGAGGTCGACTCGAGGCACCACAAGACCGGGGCAGTCACCACAGCTGGTCTTGAAGACAATCCTCACGTCACCCTGATCCTCGAAGACGAAGGTATTCTCGTTGACA
This genomic stretch from Acidobacteriota bacterium harbors:
- a CDS encoding YybS family protein; the protein is MTSEKSVQTDEQSPRPKIPRLGAAASGLVGLLLVGALFVIPLFGLLIAPLGCLPVLHFQSGGTPGFRAWGPPAALLAVAAMAGFAGIGLPLLAAYSLLVVVPSATVDLWTRAKWSEGRWVAVATIIGLIGTLAVVASVASPHTPMEAVAAWMRSSSEEIGELYSAWGLTEGSAELVLDAAEQAASWVLPSVPVAYLVAVLFWVRPRLPVLGLPVEVGDFEAYRNDDWLAAAFVIGGVGTLLLSGIARWAAINLLVVVLILYFVQGLAMIRAHLARWIGRGWLVRWGVVLLCVQGPMPLLVAALGVADSFHPLRPQPDNNGG
- a CDS encoding CGGC domain-containing protein, coding for MAKRIGMIYCERIQDASCIGCAKCFKAVNENTFVFEDQGDVRIVFKTSCGDCPGLVVPRVDLQMTVLESLGVEVDEIYFGTCVNKATALMSCPMNVEGVTSVLEEKFGVPVHMGTHDY
- the rpsF gene encoding 30S ribosomal protein S6; this encodes MPLYELGVIIDPEIPPEEETATLERLEGIITKAGGEVAEKDAWGRRQLAYPIAKKNYGVYHFWLFNVDGDALEPLNFEMRTNDAVMRSLILNMDRELRRKRKMDAKYKERAAKKAARAAAKAESAADEG
- the rpsR gene encoding 30S ribosomal protein S18, producing the protein MRPNRKRFRRRVKVCRFTVEKINYIDYKDVDLLREYTPTNGKILPRRVTGTRPAFQHKLTRAVKRARFMALLPYTGA